TGTTTGTTGCagataatttattaattcatGTATCTCTTGCagaaaaataaagcaatgaAACTGCGTATGAACCAAGATACTGGTGATGCAGAGGAGGTGGACCAGATCATTGAGGAAGAAAAAATGGACAATGCAGCCCTTGCTAGTTCCAGTTCAGACACTACCCGTGATGTTCCCCCTCACAATCTCTCTGCTACAACCCCAGAGGAGGCTTATCTGCTTGATAAAATTATACTCAAAGGAGAATGGGATTATGTGAATGATGTTTTAGAGCTGTTGCAGGCTGGACAGGAGTTAAAACCAGATATTTACCCTAGTTTTGTGTGCAACAGATTTCACAAATTGGTATTGAGCAAGGTGAGTTTTTGAATGACATTTCAAAAGGGACAGAGGAGTTTATTTATTTGTTGGACACAGTCTCTCTGGGCCACCTCCTCCCTGGACACAGTTTATGTACTCGCTGGGTAGAAATATGATATTccgttttttgcttttttctttttcattttcttcgAGATGTTTCGTACATGGCCATCAGAAAAAACTTGTGCAGGTTTTAGTTAATTGGCACCAATAGTGTTAGCAGAAGGCAAAGTTgcagttttttaaattttgattttgggtaGGCTAAATCCCTATAGGCAAGGGAAGAGAGAATTAATCTTTTCTAAAGATGGTGAGAAACAAAAATTGAACAAATATCACGTTGTCACAAGGGTGAAAGGGAAAGGCTCAACCATTTGACCAACCTAGGATTCtcaaaaagttaaaagttaTAAGTCGCACATTGGTTAAAAGTTGCAATTTGATGTGAAAGAATTGGCTTTACATAGAGTTACATGTGCTTTGTGTTTTTGTTATTGGAATGAAACAATAGAGAAGTAAAAAAGTGAGTAATAAGAGTACATGGTAGTACAAGACTGCACTTGAGAGCACTTGGCCATCCCATCTGCTCATCGAAATGTAAAATTCATGGCTTGCATCATGGTATCTCAAATTAGTATTTTTCCCTTTAAGTGTGTCTTTGTTTAATAAGATGACATGATGTAAAGCTAAGCTTACATGTGGGGTAGGATGAAAGGATCTATAGCTTCTTGTGCATGGGTTTTCTCTCATTGACTGAagcagtgtaacataattcgctagttaattcgctttttggattcgtgattcgctcaaaatgaccctaaatAGTCCAAAACCAACTGTAATTCGCTTTTTTTAATTCGCGATACGGAAGAAAATTAGTGAATTATGTGACAGTGGACTGAAGTATTCCCGTAGTTTTTATTGCCATAGCTTTGCTTGAACTTGAACGCTTGCATGTATTTCTGACTTTCGGTATGTATTTCAAGGGTAATAATATTGTGTTATCTTTTGAATCTATAGGATGAGGCAAAGAAGAGAAAGCTTGCTGGCATCTTATCATATATAAGTCATCTTGTTAACTTTAAGAACTGGAACTCCCTGGATGGGTCGTCATCCTCCAAGCACCGTAAACCTCCTCCGAGAATTCTCTCACAGAAATTCACCAAAATGTTTATCGATTCAGATAAAAACAGGCTCGCAGATGATAAAATTGGCTCCCTCATTGGTTATGTGCTGGTTCTTACTCTGTTTGTTGACGAGTTTGAGACTGATTTTACAGACATTTCCAAGGATCTGAAGATGTCTACCCTCACGATAAGGCCTTATTTCGAGAATTTGGGCTGTCGGTTTAAGAGACAAAAAAACGTGACATTGGCTACCCTTCCCATTCCTCTCACGTTCCCAACAATTaggaagaagagaagaagaGGTAACAAATAATGTCATCGTCTCCAAAACCATTTTTCCGTTGTAGAGATTATGTACCATACGAAAAGAGTACATCGTTTTTGGGTACCTAGGAAACTGAAAGCGGTTTGGTATAATTGCATTTTCGAGTTGCTGACGGTAAATTTTGCAAGCGATGGTTGAAAGTTgaaacaaatttgaaaattagtgACTTCATGACTAAGAGAACAAAGTGCATAGACATACAAGTAGTTATTTGGTTATGTTTGTTCACgttattattggttttaattTGGGAAGACATGCGTTTTATGCTTCAGTTTTAATCTGGGAAGACATCGTCTATCATTTTCATTGCATTTACATTCCATTTAACATTTTTGCTTTTAGATTTTATCTCTCTAATTCTCTCAAAATTAAATTCTTTCAATTCAATCTCAACTAATTATTTGTATGCAAAGTAATTTAAAAggtgaattttacattaaaaacgtcaaaataattaattttatgcaaaatttaggaaattttttttatattaaacctttttttgaaaaaaaagttgtccataataatttaatattttaaaattttcctaaataatttcaattattgattaaatttgaataatcTCAAGTATTGATATTGTTTTCTATGGCATTGTTGTGCTTATCACTGTTTATACAATGTCATATTTTGACagttttttttaccaattttttttttaccatcttCTTATCACATTAGTAGCTTCCTTGTCCTCCATTAAATTCTAAAACATTTCTCTTCTTTCTCCtccatttaaatttgaaaaactattcttttattttatttgttttactaTATTAAAAACGAAAGAGAATGAAGGTGTAACATTTTGCTTGATCACATGTGGCTTCATCTATTTTATCTAAGGCAAACTATGATATATGAATGTGTAAACATTTGTTAATCcgaaatgatattttttttttgataaataactAATAGAAATGTGTTACATTGTGAAAAAGTACCAAATCATGTATGGTTTGATAAGTTTTCATCTGAAAATTTATTTCGATGAACAAAAAGATCACCATTGCTAGATAGTAGCTGttgattttatttcttttcctttttgacATCATTTAGTCCTTTAATACATATTCAGTTCttatatttaatttcatttgATTTGCTTATAATCTACTTTGGAAGCTTTAATTCACAGACCCGCTAAATTATATTAATGTCTCgcatcaaaataaaacaaatattagCGCAAAAAATGACATGTATCCGTTGATTATGAAgaacttatttatattatataaagtaAAAAGAATGACACAATATACTTAAGAATTAAGACAAGATATTTGATTGTCATCTTCTCACGTCTTATTGTAAATCTTGGTTCATAAGGAGCATGAATCCTGTTTACCAACCAAACACACAACacatatttaattattagaaatCAAACTCCTAAGAAACCTGTTACTCCTATCATAATGCTTTGAGAATTGAGATCTTGCCAATAATTAGGAATTGGTCAACAATGACAGATCATATATAAATTCCAAACACAATTAATTATACAAATAGGTATCCCGTCAGAGACTGACCATCACTtagtgagacgacctcaaacaaGAGCTGATCGATCATATTGTTATATGTATTAAATGCACTATTTAACCATGTATGAGAGGAGTTTTTTGGTGAGTCTGTCTTATGCAATAATTTGTGTAACATAAATTCTCAAAGGAAACAATCTCAGAGTAAGTCCATCTTTATTAGACTGACCCAATACACAAActgttttaaaatgatcacttatatcttaaagtgattacttatagttttagaattataattttgtaatcttagagtaatcacttataaccttagagtaatcacttataaccttagagtgatcacttataatcttaaagtgatcaattaaaaaaataagcaatCATtttatggtgagacggtctcatacaaaacttgttcaataatgaattataattattattgttttacgAATACTATATAGTCCTGCTATTTCATAGTGTTGGTTATAGTTGCTTTTGCATAATTTTAAAAGTCTTTTTTGAGTCtcacttttataaaaaaaaatagattttcTTATATTAATACGAGTAAAAAAGAATttcacatatttattttaactcataatttgaaatatcaacaaaaatcatttataaattatcttTTCATGTatgaaatattctaaatataatcaataaaatacaataaaataaactgaggtattaattatttagtttaatatCTAAACTTTGGGGTTaacgaaaaacaaataaaatacttaGTAATGCGTCAGACAGAAGACCATAAAAATTACGAAAACTCGTATAAAGGAATACAAGaataatatgactatgacttcaAAGATTAGCTGCTCAATCTACGCTCTATTTCTCCACTTATACTATTTCCATGTTATTTACAAATCAATACACTATTTGTGCCCTTAAAAAACTATTTGCATTTTGTTAAAACTAAGCCGttgatattaatataatttacattaatactaattaaataaaaaataaattaaaatctgaTCTGATTGGTGAATAGaatgcaaaaaaaataattgttagttaAATATAGAGAATAACACATTTTACTACTGGAAGAATTTGGGCGTGGACAAAGTATGCACAAAAACTTGATTTGAATTGAAGCAACCGTCTTACCTAAGTTTCAATTAATTCTCCTCACAACAATACTTGAAAGTTTGAAGTATTTAAACAAGAATTAGCCTTGGAGATGAGAACAATCATACACACAATAAATCACTGCAATGGATGTTGATAATTATGAATTTGTCATTTAATCTAAATTAATTATCGGAAATAGACAATAACCTTCCTACGTTCAGAATGCCTACAAGTCCATTAGTAGTTTAACCCAATCAAGCTTTATTTTACgaataattgtaaaattagaGGGTCGGTACTCGGTCCATTGAGCAAGAAGACAGCTCAATCAACCATATCCACCCAGAATC
The sequence above is drawn from the Amaranthus tricolor cultivar Red isolate AtriRed21 chromosome 5, ASM2621246v1, whole genome shotgun sequence genome and encodes:
- the LOC130813725 gene encoding DNA-directed RNA polymerase I subunit rpa49; the encoded protein is MDPEAHLQSPKSKEKKKKHKVKYFDASIKMVKKNPQKNLPILGYTASGFDPFLNPESNNIGLYRHQEKEKRVELVVKPKGFEVDYVGTSYSGETAIGGMGSCGLLVLNKKTQLLNFVPVTANKTFRLLPLARASQISDKEPATPTIIESAEVKRQKEYELTDLYGTKDAKKKKNKAMKLRMNQDTGDAEEVDQIIEEEKMDNAALASSSSDTTRDVPPHNLSATTPEEAYLLDKIILKGEWDYVNDVLELLQAGQELKPDIYPSFVCNRFHKLVLSKDEAKKRKLAGILSYISHLVNFKNWNSLDGSSSSKHRKPPPRILSQKFTKMFIDSDKNRLADDKIGSLIGYVLVLTLFVDEFETDFTDISKDLKMSTLTIRPYFENLGCRFKRQKNVTLATLPIPLTFPTIRKKRRRGNK